The Humulus lupulus chromosome 4, drHumLupu1.1, whole genome shotgun sequence genome has a window encoding:
- the LOC133831696 gene encoding uncharacterized protein LOC133831696, producing MIVFCLGIVFGALVVVAVEAYLVYVVLNRLSRKIKPKDQPVHLDHNQSLDFSNNKQGVVWVLESNKVAKDLIEQKRKKEFIEVCPVKKQAKIKDTSLVLTDSDGSSKSRTVNLKGCTIEAVSASNLPSRKWAKRFPVKLENKETAIYKDSKILYIYLETSWEKESWCRALRLASCDDKSKIDGFVKLQKEFRNYLSSLNAGYPSFMKPSAGFYAADIVDRTPKTEGPSSKVRMLWKKFAKKTSKGGVENKSNWDKFHSNQDSVLGTSFLKNAAPVDTAKHSMEDISRASSTLTHSSSQNQISGVSEADSDERFCIDEGTLCWNLLISRLFFDATKNEAMNKSLHARIQRTLSNMRTPSYIGEVICTYVNPGNIPPYIHGMRVLPTVMSEVWAFEVDVEYAGGAILGIETRLEVRELDPEKSTVDANSVDDVSSDLLEGFEYYGKQLNLDKGTVDAVENKEESDPKPDRLKSSKSSLSATSYGSRWKSIVNSIAKQVSQVPISLAIRVTSLRGTLRVHIKPPPSDQLWFGFTSMPEIDFNLDSSVGDHKISNGHIALFLISRLKGSIHDTLVLPNCESVCIPWMMADKDDWVPRKVSPFVWLNQESGNDSATASDVLRDQCSEEKPKTDPNQGPSKGQSQGNHQTPKTTERVKHASESLDMIPHPSTSTDPSNRTVNELTTPLLGNDDANGTEKGSDSQFSSRSVSVSSMDEDDSRPKRFGRRTRMLDLGKKMGEKLEEKRRHLEEKSKQIVEKMRGT from the exons ATGATTGTGTTCTGTTTGGGGATTGTGTTTGGGGCTTTGGTGGTTGTAGCAGTGGAAGCTTATCTTGTTTATGTAGTCCTCAATCGATTGAGCCGCAAAATCAAGCCCAAAGATCAGCCCGTACACCTCGACCACAATCAATCCCTTGATTTCTCCAACAACAAACAG GGAGTAGTTTGGGTCCTGGAATCGAATAAGGTTGCAAAAGATTTGATAGAGCAGAAGCGGAAAAAAGAATTTATTGAGGTCTGTCCAGTTAAAAAACAAGCGAAAATCAAGGACACTTCTCTTGTACTGACAGATTCAGATGGTTCTTCAAAGAGTAGAACTGTTAATTTGAAAGGCTGCACTATTGAAGCCGTTTCTGCTTCAAATCTACCTTCAAGAAAATG GGCCAAACGATTTCCCGTCAAATTGGAAAACAAGGAGACTGCAATTTACAAGGATAGTAAAATCCTTTACATTTACCTTGAAACATCCTGGGAAAAAGAATCATGGTGTAGAGCTCTTCGTCTGGCATCATGTGATGATAAAAGTAAAATTGATGGATTTGTCAAGTTGCAGAAAGAGTTCCGCAATTATCTGAGTTCCTTAAATGCTGGATATCCTTCATTCATGAAACCATCAGCAGGGTTCTATGCTGCTGATATAGTGGACAGGACACCTAAGACTGAAGGTCCATCGTCGAAGGTTCGCATGTTATGGAAGAAGTTTGCAAAAAAGACGTCTAAGGGTGGTGTAGAAAATAAGTCAAATTGGGATAAATTTCATTCAAACCAGGATTCAGTTCTGGGCACTAGCTTCTTAAAGAATGCTGCTCCGGTTGACACAGCTAAGCATTCCATGGAAgatatttctcgtgcatcatcAACATTGACTCATTCCAGTAGCCAAAATCAAATTTCTGGTGTCTCTGAAGCAGACTCTGATGAAAGATTTTGTATAGATGAGGGAACTCTCTGTTGGAATTTGTTAATCTCACGGCTCTTTTTTGATGCCACAAAAAATGAAGCAATGAATAAATCCCTGCATGCACGTATTCAG AGGACATTGTCTAATATGCGGACACCCAGTTACATTGGTGAAGTCATCTGTACCTATGTTAATCCTGGGAATATCCCACCTTATATTCATGGTATGAGGGTTCTTCCCACGGTGATGAGTGAGGTGTGGGCCTTTGAAGTCGACGTTGAATATGCCGGTGGTGCAATATTAGGCATTGAAACAAGACTCGAAGTTCGTGAACTAGATCCCGAAAAGAGCACGGTGGATGCAAATTCTGTTGATGATGTATCATCAGATCTTCTTGAAGGATTTGAGTATTATGGAAAGCAGTTAAATCTCGATAAAGGGACTGTTGATGCTGTAGAGAATAAGGAGGAGAGTGATCCTAAACCAG ATAGATTAAAAAGCTCTAAAAGTTCTCTTTCAGCTACAAGTTACGGGTCCAGGTGGAAGTCTATTGTAAATTCTATTGCTAAACAGGTTTCTCAG gtgCCCATATCTTTGGCAATAAGGGTAACATCCCTTCGAGGAACACTGCGGGTACATATAAAGCCACCACCTTCGGATCAATTGTGGTTCGGGTTTACATCCATGCCTGAAATCGATTTTAACTTGGACTCATCTGTCGGGGATCACAAAATTTCAAATGGGCATATTGCTTTGTTCCTAATCAGCCGACTTAAG GGATCAATCCATGATACTCTAGTGCTGCCAAACTGTGAAAGTGTATGTATTCCTTGGATGATGGCAGATAAGGATGATTGGGTTCCAAGAAAGGTATCTCCTTTCGTATGGCTTAATCAAGAATCTGGAAACGATTCTGCTACTGCTTCTGATGTACTTAGAGATCAATGCTCTGAAGAAAAACCCAAGACAGACCCTAATCAGGGACCATCCAAGGGCCAATCTCAGGGCAATCATCAAACTCCAAAGACTACTGAGCGTGTTAAACATGCCAGTGAATCATTAGACATGATACCACATCCATCGACTTCCACTGATCCGTCTAATAGGACTGTGAATGAGTTGACAACCCCGTTGTTGGggaatgatgatgcaaatggaACCGAGAAAGGCTCTGATTCTCAATTTTCTTCCAGGTCTGTGAGCGTGTCTTCCATGGACGAGGATGACTCGAGGCCGAAGAGGTTCGGAAGAAGAACGAGGATGCTTGATCTCGGTAAGAAGATGGGAGAAAAATTGGAAGAAAAGAGGCGGCATTTAGAAGAAAAGAGTAAGCAAATTGTTGAGAAAATGAGAGGAACATGA